A window of the Vibrio fluvialis genome harbors these coding sequences:
- the hslV gene encoding ATP-dependent protease subunit HslV produces MTTIVSVRRNNKVVIAGDGQVSLGNTVMKGNARKVRRLYNNKVLAGFAGGTADAFTLFERFESKLQMHQGHLTKAAVELAKDWRSDRALRRLEAILAVADETASLIITGNGDVLQPEHDLIAIGSGGNFAQAAAIALLENTDLDAREIAEKALTIAGDICVFTNHHHTIEELEIPEGLLPAAAE; encoded by the coding sequence GTGACTACCATCGTATCTGTACGTCGTAATAACAAAGTTGTCATCGCAGGTGACGGACAAGTCTCGCTTGGCAATACCGTAATGAAAGGCAATGCGCGTAAAGTTCGTCGTCTGTACAACAACAAAGTATTGGCCGGATTCGCGGGTGGTACGGCGGACGCATTCACGCTGTTCGAACGCTTTGAAAGCAAACTGCAAATGCATCAGGGGCACCTGACAAAAGCCGCGGTAGAGCTGGCCAAAGATTGGCGCAGCGACCGCGCACTGCGTCGCCTTGAAGCCATTTTGGCGGTAGCCGATGAAACGGCATCGCTGATCATCACGGGTAATGGTGATGTGCTGCAGCCAGAACACGATCTGATTGCGATTGGTTCCGGCGGTAACTTTGCTCAAGCGGCAGCGATTGCCCTGTTGGAAAATACCGATTTAGACGCACGTGAAATCGCAGAAAAAGCGCTGACGATTGCCGGTGATATCTGCGTGTTCACTAACCATCATCACACCATCGAAGAACTGGAAATTCCTGAAGGCTTATTGCCTGCAGCGGCAGAATAA
- the hslU gene encoding HslU--HslV peptidase ATPase subunit, translating into MSEMTPREIVHELNRHIIGQDKAKRAVAIALRNRWRRMQLEESLRVEVTPKNILMIGPTGVGKTEIARRLAKLANAPFIKVEATKFTEVGYVGKEVETIIRDLTDVAVKMTHQQAMEKVKFRAEEQAEERILDALLPPARDAWGQAEQNDESSNTRQVFRKKLREGKLDDKEIEVNVAVPQMGVEIMAPPGMEEMTNQLQGLFQNLGGDTKKKRKLKIKDAFKALTEEEAAKLVNQEELKEQAIYNVENNGIVFIDEIDKICKRGEVSGPDVSREGVQRDLLPLIEGSTVSTKHGMVRTDHILFIASGAFQVARPSDLIPELQGRLPIRVELEALSSDDFKRILTEPKASLTEQYMALMKTEDVDISFTEDGIKQIAEAAWQVNETTENIGARRLHTVMERLMDEISFDATEKAGASLTIDSAYVRSKLGELVEDEDLSRFIL; encoded by the coding sequence ATGTCTGAAATGACTCCTCGTGAAATTGTCCATGAACTGAATCGTCACATCATCGGTCAGGACAAAGCAAAACGCGCGGTTGCAATTGCTCTGCGTAACCGCTGGCGCCGTATGCAGCTTGAAGAGAGCCTGCGTGTGGAAGTTACGCCAAAGAACATTCTGATGATCGGCCCAACGGGTGTGGGTAAAACCGAAATTGCCCGCCGTCTGGCGAAACTGGCCAATGCGCCGTTCATCAAAGTTGAAGCCACCAAGTTCACCGAAGTGGGCTATGTGGGCAAAGAGGTGGAAACCATCATTCGCGATTTGACCGACGTCGCTGTGAAGATGACCCACCAACAAGCAATGGAAAAAGTGAAGTTCCGCGCTGAAGAGCAAGCGGAAGAACGCATTCTTGATGCTTTGCTGCCACCGGCACGTGATGCCTGGGGCCAAGCGGAACAGAACGATGAATCCTCCAACACGCGTCAGGTATTTCGTAAGAAACTGCGTGAAGGCAAGTTGGATGACAAAGAGATCGAAGTGAACGTGGCAGTGCCGCAGATGGGCGTGGAAATCATGGCGCCTCCTGGTATGGAAGAAATGACCAACCAGCTGCAGGGCTTGTTCCAGAATCTGGGTGGTGACACCAAGAAAAAACGTAAACTGAAAATCAAAGATGCGTTCAAAGCGCTGACGGAAGAAGAAGCGGCGAAGCTGGTTAATCAGGAAGAGCTGAAAGAGCAGGCGATTTACAACGTTGAAAACAACGGCATCGTGTTTATCGATGAGATTGACAAGATCTGTAAGCGCGGTGAAGTGTCTGGCCCTGATGTCTCTCGTGAAGGCGTACAACGCGACTTACTGCCCCTGATTGAAGGCAGCACAGTATCCACCAAGCACGGCATGGTTCGTACCGACCATATTCTGTTTATTGCGTCGGGTGCATTCCAGGTGGCGCGACCTTCGGACCTGATCCCAGAACTGCAAGGCCGTCTGCCAATCCGCGTTGAACTGGAAGCGCTATCAAGCGATGACTTCAAACGTATTCTGACTGAGCCAAAAGCTTCGCTGACCGAACAGTACATGGCACTGATGAAGACGGAAGACGTTGACATCTCCTTCACGGAAGATGGCATCAAACAGATTGCTGAAGCCGCATGGCAGGTGAATGAAACCACCGAAAATATCGGTGCCCGCCGCCTGCATACGGTAATGGAGCGTCTGATGGATGAAATCTCGTTTGACGCCACCGAGAAAGCCGGTGCAAGTCTGACGATTGATTCGGCTTATGTGCGCTCCAAACTCGGAGAGCTGGTCGAAGACGAAGATCTCAGCCGCTTTATTCTGTAA
- a CDS encoding 1,4-dihydroxy-2-naphthoate polyprenyltransferase, which translates to MNNSLRIWFDAARPKTLPLALVSIFTGSALAFSSGHFSLPIALLALLTATLLQILSNLANDYGDAVKGTDNEKRLGPMRAIQSGEVSLADMKRAIVINIALTIIAGLALVFYALDSLESILAFIGLGVLAMMAAIAYTVGNKPYGYVGLGDLSVFLFFGLLGVSGTYFLHTGHIEWSLFLPSLGCGLMAVAVLNVNNMRDIENDAECGKRTVPVRLGQQRAKTYHFLLLTGAVLAFASYLLMQGKPLWISLPFLLSLIMVTKHGRAVWVSEKPAQIAPMLPVIVKCSLVTNLLFVGVVIAQTLTS; encoded by the coding sequence ATGAATAACTCATTACGTATCTGGTTTGATGCCGCACGTCCTAAGACGTTGCCTCTGGCACTGGTTTCCATTTTTACCGGCAGCGCGCTGGCGTTTTCGTCCGGACACTTTTCACTGCCGATTGCGTTGCTGGCCCTGCTGACCGCCACCTTATTGCAAATTCTGTCCAATCTGGCCAATGATTACGGCGATGCAGTAAAAGGCACCGATAACGAAAAACGTCTCGGCCCCATGCGCGCCATTCAGTCGGGCGAAGTGTCGCTGGCCGACATGAAGCGGGCGATAGTCATCAATATCGCTCTGACGATTATCGCCGGGCTGGCGTTAGTGTTCTACGCGCTGGATAGTCTGGAAAGCATTCTGGCCTTCATTGGCTTAGGCGTGCTGGCGATGATGGCGGCGATTGCGTACACCGTAGGCAACAAACCCTACGGTTACGTGGGCCTTGGTGATTTGTCGGTGTTCCTGTTCTTTGGCCTGCTGGGCGTGTCTGGCACTTACTTCCTGCACACTGGCCACATCGAGTGGAGCCTGTTTCTGCCGTCGCTGGGTTGCGGTTTGATGGCGGTGGCGGTGCTCAACGTCAACAACATGCGCGATATCGAAAACGACGCCGAGTGCGGCAAGCGTACCGTACCTGTGCGTTTGGGGCAGCAGCGTGCGAAAACCTACCACTTTCTGCTGCTGACAGGCGCTGTGCTGGCGTTTGCCAGTTACCTGCTGATGCAAGGCAAGCCGCTGTGGATCAGCCTACCGTTTCTGCTGAGCCTCATTATGGTGACCAAGCATGGCCGCGCGGTGTGGGTCTCTGAGAAACCAGCGCAGATTGCTCCGATGTTGCCAGTGATCGTCAAGTGTTCACTCGTCACTAACCTTTTGTTTGTTGGAGTGGTTATAGCTCAAACTCTGACGAGTTAA
- the rraA gene encoding ribonuclease E activity regulator RraA codes for MEYNTSALCDIYLDQVDVVEPMFSNFGGCASFAGQVTTIKCFEDNGLIRETLEQDGLGRVLLIDGGGSLRRALLDAELAAIAEENEWEGIVVYGCVREVDELEDMSIGIQALASIPVGAPSQGIGEVDIPVNFGGVTFLPEDYLYADNTGIILSQEPLNTADLDSEEDEVEDELL; via the coding sequence ATGGAATATAACACCTCTGCGTTATGTGATATCTATCTCGACCAAGTGGATGTGGTAGAACCCATGTTTAGCAATTTCGGTGGCTGCGCGTCATTTGCCGGCCAGGTCACGACCATCAAGTGTTTTGAAGATAACGGCCTCATTCGTGAGACGCTCGAGCAAGATGGCCTAGGGCGTGTACTGCTGATCGACGGTGGCGGTTCACTACGCCGTGCTCTGCTTGATGCTGAACTGGCGGCCATAGCCGAAGAGAACGAATGGGAAGGCATTGTCGTGTACGGCTGCGTGCGTGAAGTCGATGAGCTGGAAGACATGAGCATCGGCATTCAGGCGTTGGCATCGATTCCGGTTGGCGCTCCATCACAAGGTATCGGTGAAGTGGATATACCGGTTAACTTTGGTGGCGTGACGTTCCTGCCGGAAGATTACCTCTACGCCGACAATACCGGTATCATCCTGTCGCAGGAGCCGCTCAATACGGCTGACCTAGACAGCGAAGAAGATGAAGTGGAAGACGAACTTCTCTGA
- a CDS encoding MATE family efflux transporter: protein MHDKHGLLSAPIPNVLRQMTIPMIFGMVAILMFNLVDTFFISLLGTDALAAISYTFPVTFGVNCITMGIGVGLSTSIGRLLGQGDTSNAARFSTHGLLLAVTLVAIACTLGFFTIEPLFLLLGAKAELIPLIEQYMQVWYLTIPLLVIPMAGNSAIRATGDTKTPAKMMMLAGAINGCLDPLLIFGYGPFPELGIQGAAIASAFSWLGALIGSLYVLVKRDRLLAPPHFASLRHDWQQILKIGTPAALSTAMSPISGALLMMMLSSHGTAAVAAYGAAQRIESILILVLMSLTSALTPFMAQNFGAQNPTRSFSGLFLSLRFSLIFQLLVFIMMVPLSIPLAALFSQEQAVRDLLWHYLLVVPFSYGFQGVVMMLVSALNALHLPLKAFQWSFMRLFLFTLPSAWLGSTLYGIEGLFIGIALGNVLGGLSGYLYALLLRRRYLREGMALPGQH from the coding sequence ATGCACGACAAACACGGCCTGCTCTCCGCCCCTATTCCCAATGTACTGCGCCAGATGACGATCCCAATGATTTTCGGCATGGTCGCGATCTTGATGTTTAACTTGGTCGACACCTTTTTCATCTCGCTATTGGGCACCGATGCACTGGCCGCCATCAGTTACACCTTTCCGGTGACCTTCGGCGTCAACTGCATCACCATGGGCATAGGCGTGGGGCTGTCGACCAGTATCGGTCGTCTGCTGGGTCAGGGCGATACCTCTAATGCCGCGCGCTTTTCTACTCACGGGTTACTGCTGGCGGTCACCTTAGTCGCCATCGCCTGTACGCTGGGCTTTTTCACCATCGAACCGCTATTTTTGCTGCTCGGCGCCAAAGCCGAACTGATTCCGCTGATTGAGCAGTACATGCAGGTCTGGTATCTCACTATTCCGCTGCTGGTTATTCCGATGGCGGGCAACAGCGCGATTCGTGCCACTGGCGATACCAAAACTCCGGCTAAGATGATGATGCTGGCGGGCGCGATTAACGGCTGTCTCGATCCGTTGCTGATTTTTGGCTATGGTCCGTTTCCGGAGCTCGGTATTCAGGGCGCTGCCATTGCCAGCGCCTTTTCCTGGCTGGGCGCCTTGATTGGCTCACTCTACGTATTAGTCAAACGCGATCGTCTACTGGCACCGCCACATTTTGCCTCTCTGCGCCACGACTGGCAGCAGATCCTCAAGATTGGCACGCCTGCAGCGCTGTCTACGGCGATGAGTCCGATTTCCGGAGCACTACTGATGATGATGCTTTCCAGCCACGGTACCGCCGCAGTGGCCGCATACGGTGCGGCGCAGCGCATTGAATCGATTCTGATCCTGGTGCTGATGTCGCTGACTTCCGCCCTGACGCCGTTTATGGCGCAGAACTTCGGCGCACAAAATCCGACCCGCAGCTTTTCCGGCCTGTTTTTAAGCCTGCGCTTCTCGTTGATTTTTCAGTTGTTGGTTTTCATCATGATGGTACCGCTGAGTATTCCGCTGGCCGCGCTGTTTTCGCAGGAGCAAGCGGTGCGCGATCTGCTGTGGCATTACCTGCTGGTGGTGCCGTTCAGTTATGGTTTTCAGGGTGTGGTGATGATGCTGGTGTCGGCGCTCAACGCGCTTCATTTACCGCTCAAAGCTTTCCAATGGAGCTTCATGCGCCTGTTTCTGTTCACTCTGCCATCTGCATGGCTCGGGTCGACTCTGTACGGCATTGAAGGACTGTTCATCGGGATTGCGCTCGGCAACGTCCTCGGCGGGTTGTCGGGCTATCTGTATGCGTTATTACTGCGCCGCCGCTATCTGCGCGAAGGCATGGCACTGCCCGGTCAACACTAA
- the tpiA gene encoding triose-phosphate isomerase: MRRPVVMGNWKLNGSKAMVTELLTGLNAELEGVTGVDVAVAPPALYLDLAERLIAEGGNKMILGAQNTDLHNSGAYTGDMSPAMLKDFGASHIIIGHSERRDYHNESDEFVAQKFAFLKENGLTPVFCIGETEAQNEAGETEAVCARQINAVIDAYGVEALNGAIIAYEPIWAIGTGKAATAEDAQRIHASIRALIAAKDEAVAAQVIIQYGGSVKPENAEAYFSQPDIDGALVGGASLDAKSFAAIAKAAAKAKA; this comes from the coding sequence ATGCGTCGTCCTGTAGTGATGGGGAACTGGAAACTGAATGGCAGCAAAGCAATGGTTACTGAGTTGCTGACTGGTCTGAATGCGGAACTTGAAGGTGTAACGGGTGTTGACGTGGCAGTAGCTCCACCAGCACTGTACCTGGATCTGGCTGAGCGTCTGATTGCAGAAGGCGGCAACAAAATGATCCTGGGTGCACAGAACACTGACCTGCACAACAGCGGTGCGTACACTGGTGACATGTCTCCAGCCATGCTGAAAGATTTCGGTGCGTCTCACATCATCATCGGTCACTCTGAGCGTCGTGATTACCACAACGAATCAGACGAGTTTGTTGCGCAGAAATTCGCATTCCTGAAAGAAAACGGTCTGACTCCAGTTTTCTGTATCGGTGAAACTGAAGCACAAAACGAAGCGGGCGAAACGGAAGCAGTATGTGCACGTCAAATCAACGCAGTGATCGACGCATACGGCGTTGAAGCTCTGAACGGCGCAATCATCGCTTACGAACCAATCTGGGCAATCGGTACTGGTAAAGCAGCAACTGCTGAAGATGCGCAACGCATCCACGCCTCTATTCGCGCTCTGATCGCAGCAAAAGACGAAGCCGTTGCAGCACAAGTTATCATCCAATACGGCGGTTCTGTTAAACCAGAAAACGCAGAAGCTTACTTCTCACAACCAGACATCGACGGTGCCCTGGTTGGCGGCGCGTCTCTGGATGCGAAAAGCTTTGCAGCGATCGCGAAAGCAGCAGCAAAAGCAAAAGCGTAA